The Phycisphaerales bacterium AB-hyl4 genome includes the window CGAGGGGCCGCAGTTGATACGTCGGCAGATCGTCGAGCCCGCCGCCGTGGTCAGCCGGGCGCTCAGCGAACAGCCTGTGCTCCCGCATCTGGCCGAGGTGCGCGTCGGCGGCGTCACCGTGCTCGTCGACCCGCAGGTCGATTACCGCCGACCGACAGGCGGCATCGACAAGAACCACACCATCATCCGCGCGCAGCGCCTGCACCAGGCCGCGCAGCCCGCCAGCCCCGCTCGCGTGGTGCGTCATCACCATGCAGACCAGCCCGACCCCAGTGCGACGACGCGCCCCACGCCGCGGGCGATCTTCCTCCGTCCCGCACCGCCACAACAGCAGCCACCGGCCGACGATCGCGATGACCTGCTCGTCCAAAGCGAATGACCGCACCGCCGCGGCGCTGTTACCATGCAACCATGGGTTTATTTGACGGCACGTCGCTTGAGCGTCCGGTCACCTGCCCCGTCTGCCACAAGCCGACGGACGCGTGCACCTGTCCGCGTAATGCGGCTGGCGAAGTCACCTCGCCGCGCGATCAGCCGGCGCGCGTGCAGCGCGAAAAGCGGCGCGGCAAATGGGTCACCGTCGTCACCGGCCTCGACCCGCACGCTTCCGACCTGCCCGCGATGCTCAAACAGTTCAAGCAGAAATGCTCCGCCGGCGGCGGCCTGCACCCCGACGGCTTCGAAATCCAAGGCGACCACCGCGACCTCATTGTCGCCGAGTTGAAAAAGTCAGGCTATCCCGCCAAACCTTCAGGCGGCTGACGCACTTGAAGCCCACGGCGTCACGCCGTGGGCGTCTACCTCATCCATCGAGCCCGAGTTTGACCGGGTCATCCGTCTTAAATTGAAATTCGCGAGCGCGTCACATCACGGCACGAGGAAACTGTCGTCCGGCGAGCTGGGCAGCTCTCGGCCGGTGAAGGTCTTCACGCCGTCCGCCACCCAGAAGTTGGTCGAGTCGCCTCGGCCGGGGATGCGAAGCATCGGGCTCACCGTCCAACGCACGCCGCCGTCGGCGGTCAGCAGGCTCTGCCCGCGGCCGTCGTGGATGCGGCTCGCCGCGGTGCGCGGCGTCTTCTCGTCAAAGCTCATGCCGCTTGCGCCCATCACAAACAGCGGGTTTTTGTCCGCCAGCACCGCGGCGTGCCCGCTTCGGCTAAGTCGCAGCGGATCGCTGGTGTACTGATTCTGATAGCTGTACGACACCGCGTCGGGCGACGGCCAGTCGATCTGATTCTGCGTCAACTGCTGCACGAAGGCGGCGCTGTTTTCCGGGCAGGCCAGCGTCTCCGGCTCGACATAACGTTGGCGAATGAGAATGAACAGGTGAGCCGTGTTGGACGGGCTCGCCCCGTGTTCGTGGTCGGGCTGTTGGCCGACGTTCCACCAGGTCGAACCGGGCTGCACGTGGCCGCGCGGCATCATGCCGTTGTTGGCCGCTGCATATTGACCAAACGCCATGCCCGCCTGTTGCAGGTTGGACGCACACGCGATCCGCCTTGCCTCCGAGCGGTTGTGTTCGAGCACGGGGAACAGCAGCGACACCGCCACGACAAACGCCGCCGCCGCCATCGCCACCTGCCGCCAGCCCACGCCAAGCGTCGGCTCAGGCTCGGTGAGCATCTGCACCTGCGTCGCGAACCGTTCGCGCTGCCGCGCCGCCTGCACCGCCGCGATCGCCCGCCGCACGCCTGCCTCCTGCTCGTCGCCCGACTCGTCCGGGCCCACGGCATCAAGCAGCCCCAGCAGCGATTCGACCTTCTCGCGCCGCTGGGCGTCCGTTTCCGACATCGTCGCTTTCACAGCCGAGCCGTCCACGATCGCGTCCAGCACCGGCGCGTCGGCCGGGCTGACGTAGCGAATCTGTACCGGCTGCTCCAGCTGCTCACGACGACGTGCCTGTTGATCGCGTTTTTCACTCATGCCAACTCACCCTTGATCCTGCCCCGGCTTAACATCCCCACCGCCACCATTGCCCAATTCCTGCTGCCTGGCGTCGAAGCGACTCTTCCAAAGCTCGGCGAACGTGCCGACCGCCGCGTGCAACCGGCTTTTCACCGTGCCCAGCGGTATGCTGAGCATCGCGGCGATCTCCTTGTAGGCGAAGTGGTTAAAGTACGCCAACAAAAGAACTTCGCGCAAATGGTCCGGCAAGGCGTCCACCACCTCCTGAACCAGCTCCCGAGTCTCCTGCTTCTCCAGATCCTCCATCGGTAACGGCAGGTCGGCTTCGAGCAAATCCACAAACGTTCGGCCGTTGTCCTGGTTCGCATTCACCAGAGCCGACAACGGCGCCGCCCGCTGCCGAGAGTTTCTACGCAGGTAGTCCCTTGCTTTGTTCGCTGCAATCGTAAAAAGCCACGGCTTGAAGTTTCGGGTCGTGTCGAATGTATCGATCGACAGGTGCACCTGGAGGAAGGTTTCCTGGAACAAATCCTCCGCCGCGGCCCGGTTATTGACGAATCGCAACAGGAAATGGAAAAGCTCCGGCCGAAACCGCCGCACCAACATCTCAAACGCCTTCTCGTCGCCGTCACGGTAACGAAGCACCACCTGCTCGTGGCTGAGCTCGTCCAGCGACTTGTCCGCGTCGTCTTGCATGCGGTGGAATTCTAGGGGATCGGAGGGGTTTCTGGTTTCTTGTTTCTGGTTTCTCGTTCTGATTCGCCCGCCAGCCGCCCGCCAACTGAAGAGCGGGGCGAGTACATCAACCAGAAACGAGAAACCACGAACCAGAAACCCCGATCGCGTCAGCGATCAATCCAACGGATTGATCACAAGCCCTGTTGCAAGTTTCGGGTAGAAATAGGTGCTTTTTTGCGGCATCAGCTCGCCCGCTTCGCTCACCTGTCGAACGCTGTCCAGCGGCGTGGCACGCATCACGATGCCCACCTGGTAGTCCGGGCCGTCCACCATCTGCTTGAGCACCGACAGTTCATGCGGGAACTTCCACGTCACCGACGCATCGCCGGGCGTGAAATTCGCCTCGCAAAGCTGCTCCACCACCAGATGTTGCAAAATCGCCACGTCCAGCGTCCGCCACGCCTCGGCCCGGTCCGCGAACCGCTCCGCCAGCGGGTCATCCGACCGCGTCGCCGCCACGACCATCGGCGTCTCGGCCGCGGGGTCGTAAATCCCGAACGCATGCTTCGCCGGGTGGTCCACCACCGCCTTTTCCAGCGCCGCCACATCATCGCCCGCCACCGGCTCGAAGCTCAGTTGCTCGCCTGCGAGTTCCTGGAACTTCGCCAGCGACCAGCCCTGCATCCCGCCAAGCACGCGATGCGTCGGCAGCACGATCATGCCCGGGTCCTGCATCGAGATCAGCACGAACAGGCACTCGCCCGCTCGGCCGGGGTCTTTGCCCGCCTCGATCAGCTCGTTTTTTAAATTCAACGCCGTGTTGTAGCGATGATGTCCGTCGGCGATAAACACGTCGCGAGCCAGCAGCGCCGCGCGGAACGCGCCGACCGTCGGCCCATCGTCGACCACCCACACCTCATGCATCACGCCGTCGTTGGTCTTGCCGTGATAGCTCGCCTCGCCCGACTCGACGGTCTGCGTGAGCAGCGCGCCGACTTCCTGCTCCGGGTCGGAGTACAGGCCGAAGATCGGCGAGAGCTGGGCCTGCGTCGCCTTCATCAGCTTCAGGCGGTCCTGCTTGGCTTCGGAGAACGTCTGTTCGTGGGGGAAGACGCCGCCCTTGCCGTTTTCGCCGGGGCCGAACGGCTGCGTGGGAATGTTGGCGATCAGGCCCCGCCGTTTGAACTGCTGGCCGGCGACGGTGTAGGTCTGCTGATACACAAAAATCGCAGGTGTCTCGCGTCGCTTGAGCACGCCCGCCTTCAGCCAGTCGCGGAACCGCTCGCCCGCCGCGACGTAGACCGGGTCGGGCCCGAGCGTCTTCGCGGGCGTGTGCGGCAAATCGACCGCGACGACATTGTGCTCGTTCCGCTTGAGCAACGCCGCCTTGCTGTCCGCGTCCAGCACGTCGTAAGGCGGGGCAATGCGGTCGGAAACGTCTTCGTTACCACGGTCAGCGAAAGTTACGGCAGGAATCGGGTGAATCTCAGGCATAATTCTGTCAGGTCTCGGGTCTAAGGTCTCAGGTGCGCCAAAGCCCCCAAGGATAAACGAATTCGCCCTCTCTGTGGGCGCTCCCCCCAAAGCCCACGGATGTAGCGCAGCGAATGCGTGAGACACCCCTGCACGCAACACCCTCTAACCCCCGCATAATTCGCCGATTTGACCCTGCCCGCCCTTTACGCGATAATGCCCGGCTCGCTGCAATGCACACGAGGAATATGCCATGATCGACAATGTCACACCCGGCCAGACCATCCGCGTAAAGGTCGTCAAGCACCCGACCAATGCGTCGGCTCGCAAGACGCTCACCCGCATCCTCAGCAAGGATGCCGACGTTAAGCGCGAAGACGATCGCCTGCGAAAGGTCCGCAAGACCAGCGCCAAGCACAAGCAGCGCGGCGGCCGGGACTGGACCAGCTACACCGTCAAACAGCGGCCGGTCACCGGCGACATCGGCGACGAAGGCACGATCTTCGCCAGCGTCGACGTCATCCGCGACCTCGGCAGCGTCAAGCGCTTCGTCGAAGTCAGCCAGGCCTGACCTCGCCCCACCCACCGACCAACACCATCGCCCCGTCGTTGCAAGCAACGACGGGGCGCTTTCATTTGTGCCGCCCTACAATAAATCTTGCCCTCAGCGAACGCCGCAGCCAGACCACACCGCCACCGACCACGTTCAGCACTGCCGGACCGCCCATCGTGACAGACCCCGCTCAAGCAACCCGTGACGCATCCGCAGGCCCGGCCCATCGCGTCCGCTGCTTCAAGGCCGACGGCCGACGCGCCGTCTGGCTGGTGCAACGCCCCGGCCAACCCGCCACCACCGTCAAGTGCTGGCCCCTCACCCCTGCGCTGTTGGTCAAGCTCGCCCTCGGCCGATCGCAGGCCCAACGACAGGCCCGCGGCGTCTCCTGGCTTCAAGCTGCCGGCATCGCCACCACCGCCGTCGCGCGGGCCTGGCACTTCACCCGCCACGGCAGCCGCTTCATGGTCGAACTCGAACTCGACCACGCGCCCGGCCACACCGTCCACGAACTCGTCGTGGAAGGCAAGCTCGCCGACCCCGCCCTCGCCCGCCACGTCGGCCAATCCGTCGGCCGCGCCGCCGCCGCCATCGCTCACGCCAACCTCTTCCACGACGACTTCAAGCCCAGCAACCTCGTCATCGACCTCGACCACCACCTCGATGCCCAGCTGATCGTCATCGACACCGCCAGCCTCGAACGTGCCCGCCGACGTCGGCCAACCGCCATCCTCGCCGAGATGCTGCACAAACTCGGCATCCCCTTGCGCGAAGCGGGCGTCACCACCCCGCCCCCCCTCTGGCGGGCCGTGATGCGCACCGCCCTGCTCGGCCTCACCCGAGCCGACCGCCGCGCCGTCATCCAGCGCGTCCGCCAGCTATACATTGACCGGCAACGTCGACAAAACCATTAAAAAGCTAGGCCCACCCACCACCGCCAGCTAAGATGGCTCTCATAAAGCCCACGGATAAAATCCGTGGGTTCCCAAAGGCCCCAGACATTTCCACCCCAACTGCCTGCAATGATCGGGCTCGTCCCACCGTTGAGCCGATATTCAGGTCATGGGCGTGCGGTGGTGACAGAGGCGGGCGTCATGGCAGTAAACACTTCGTTCAGCCGACTCGCGGACGACGACTTCGGGCCTGCACAGGCCCGCCACCTGTTACGTCGCGCCGCCTTCGGCCCCGAACCGGGCCAATCCGCAAAGCTCGTCGAAATCGGCCTCGACGCCGCGGTCGACCAACTCGTCGACTATCAAACCATCAATTGGCGCCTGCCCAACGCCCAGGTCGACCCCGACCTCATGCGCCCCTACACCCCCGAAGAGCAGCGCCGACGCCAGCAAGCCCGACGCGCAGGCGACCAGGACACACTCGACCGCCTCATCGAAGAACGCCTGCGTCGGCTCGGCCAGGACCGCGCCATGTTCCACGAGCTTCAGCAGTGGTGGCTCGACGTCATGCTCCGCACCCCCCGCCCGCTGGAAGAAAACCTCACGTTGCTCTGGCATGATCACTTCGCCACCCGCCACCGCAACGTCCGCAGCACATTCCAGATGTACCAGCAGAACATGCTCTTCCGCCAGCATGCCAACCGCAGCTTCGCCGACCTTGCCTTCGGCATCGTCCGCGACCCGGCCATGCTCCGCTTCCTCGACAACAACCTCAACCGCCGATCCAACCCCAACGAAAACCTCGCCCGCGAGCTGATGGAACTGTTCACCCTCGGCGAAGGTAACTACACCGAACAGGACATCAAAGAAGCCGCCCGCGCCCTCACCGGCTACCACGTCGACCACAACGACTTCCACTTCAACCAGCGTGCCCACGATGGCGGACAGAAAACCATCCTCGGCCGACGCACGAGCTTCGACGGCGACACGCTCGTCCGACACCTGCTTCAGCAAAACGCCAGCGCCCTCTTTGTCGCCTACAAGCTCTACCGCCACTTCGTCGCCGACGTCATCCCCGACCGCGCCACGCCAACGCAGGTCGCCGCCATCCGCCGACTCGCCACGCTCGTCCGCCGCAACGAATACCGCCTCGCCCCCGTCCTTAAAACGCTCTTCAAAAGCCAGCACTTCTACGACGCCGCCATCGTCGGCAAAAAAATCAAAAGCCCG containing:
- a CDS encoding translation initiation factor, translated to MGLFDGTSLERPVTCPVCHKPTDACTCPRNAAGEVTSPRDQPARVQREKRRGKWVTVVTGLDPHASDLPAMLKQFKQKCSAGGGLHPDGFEIQGDHRDLIVAELKKSGYPAKPSGG
- a CDS encoding RNA polymerase sigma factor codes for the protein MQDDADKSLDELSHEQVVLRYRDGDEKAFEMLVRRFRPELFHFLLRFVNNRAAAEDLFQETFLQVHLSIDTFDTTRNFKPWLFTIAANKARDYLRRNSRQRAAPLSALVNANQDNGRTFVDLLEADLPLPMEDLEKQETRELVQEVVDALPDHLREVLLLAYFNHFAYKEIAAMLSIPLGTVKSRLHAAVGTFAELWKSRFDARQQELGNGGGGDVKPGQDQG
- a CDS encoding DUF1015 domain-containing protein — encoded protein: MPEIHPIPAVTFADRGNEDVSDRIAPPYDVLDADSKAALLKRNEHNVVAVDLPHTPAKTLGPDPVYVAAGERFRDWLKAGVLKRRETPAIFVYQQTYTVAGQQFKRRGLIANIPTQPFGPGENGKGGVFPHEQTFSEAKQDRLKLMKATQAQLSPIFGLYSDPEQEVGALLTQTVESGEASYHGKTNDGVMHEVWVVDDGPTVGAFRAALLARDVFIADGHHRYNTALNLKNELIEAGKDPGRAGECLFVLISMQDPGMIVLPTHRVLGGMQGWSLAKFQELAGEQLSFEPVAGDDVAALEKAVVDHPAKHAFGIYDPAAETPMVVAATRSDDPLAERFADRAEAWRTLDVAILQHLVVEQLCEANFTPGDASVTWKFPHELSVLKQMVDGPDYQVGIVMRATPLDSVRQVSEAGELMPQKSTYFYPKLATGLVINPLD
- a CDS encoding DUF1800 family protein; this encodes MAVNTSFSRLADDDFGPAQARHLLRRAAFGPEPGQSAKLVEIGLDAAVDQLVDYQTINWRLPNAQVDPDLMRPYTPEEQRRRQQARRAGDQDTLDRLIEERLRRLGQDRAMFHELQQWWLDVMLRTPRPLEENLTLLWHDHFATRHRNVRSTFQMYQQNMLFRQHANRSFADLAFGIVRDPAMLRFLDNNLNRRSNPNENLARELMELFTLGEGNYTEQDIKEAARALTGYHVDHNDFHFNQRAHDGGQKTILGRRTSFDGDTLVRHLLQQNASALFVAYKLYRHFVADVIPDRATPTQVAAIRRLATLVRRNEYRLAPVLKTLFKSQHFYDAAIVGKKIKSPTQLAAGSVRMMNTPHRDAGALRATMEQLGQAYFDPPSVAGWDVGRAWVNTSTLFTRQNLCLYLLTGHPAVPRASRNSRPYDPMPLIAHLPEADRTPEKVINDLVDQLVGDHIPADRRTSLVRDLERRAGATVRADALVPALVLITTMPEYQLC